A region from the Streptosporangium sp. NBC_01756 genome encodes:
- a CDS encoding DUF4865 family protein has translation MHATQYEITLPADYDMKIIRKRVADGGHVLDDRAGLGLKAYVIRERGVDGSPVNQYAPFYLWNGTGPMAHFLVGGGGFQNIIRDFGRPIVHHWTGIACHAGPARTAPPRAASRRLTPVPSDADPDGTGVGLSALLAREAEQLQRLSRHDGVHTAALAVDPHLWQLLRFVLWADTSAPDEDATERYEVLHLSAPGLGDLPEGQAW, from the coding sequence GTGCACGCCACGCAATACGAGATCACCCTGCCCGCCGACTACGACATGAAGATCATCCGCAAGCGAGTGGCCGATGGTGGCCACGTCCTCGACGACCGCGCCGGACTGGGCCTGAAGGCGTATGTCATCCGCGAACGCGGCGTCGACGGCTCGCCGGTCAACCAGTACGCCCCCTTCTACCTGTGGAACGGCACCGGCCCGATGGCCCACTTCCTCGTCGGAGGCGGCGGATTCCAGAACATCATCCGGGACTTCGGCCGCCCCATCGTCCACCACTGGACAGGCATCGCCTGCCACGCCGGCCCCGCCCGTACGGCTCCTCCCAGGGCAGCCTCGCGCCGCCTCACCCCTGTGCCTTCCGACGCGGACCCGGACGGCACCGGCGTGGGCCTGTCCGCGCTGCTCGCGCGGGAGGCCGAACAGCTGCAACGGCTCTCCCGCCATGACGGCGTGCACACCGCCGCACTGGCCGTCGACCCCCACCTCTGGCAGTTGCTGCGGTTCGTGTTGTGGGCGGACACGTCCGCGCCGGACGAGGACGCGACCGAGCGCTACGAGGTACTGCACCTGTCCGCCCCGGGCCTGGGCGACCTGCCGGAGGGACAAGCCTGGTAG
- a CDS encoding GNAT family N-acetyltransferase, giving the protein MDAEPIRTPRLMLEPLAVEHAAEMAEALSDPALHTFIGGSPATAEQLRDRYTRMVAGPPAGGDDAWLNWVIRLDGPNRLVGYVQATVTSGRAALAWVVGTPWQGRGIAGEAALALTGWLGEHGVDSLVATVHPDHAASSAVARRIGLVPTDGRVDGEVVWRSAWACAAAPQGETPGISP; this is encoded by the coding sequence ATGGACGCCGAACCGATCAGGACCCCACGGCTGATGCTCGAACCGCTGGCCGTGGAGCACGCCGCCGAGATGGCCGAAGCGCTCAGCGACCCGGCTCTCCACACATTCATCGGAGGCTCCCCCGCGACCGCCGAGCAGCTCCGCGACCGTTACACCCGCATGGTCGCCGGGCCGCCGGCCGGCGGTGACGACGCCTGGCTCAACTGGGTGATCCGCCTGGACGGTCCGAACCGCCTGGTCGGCTACGTCCAGGCCACCGTGACCTCCGGCCGGGCGGCGCTGGCCTGGGTGGTCGGCACCCCCTGGCAGGGCCGGGGCATCGCCGGTGAGGCCGCGCTCGCCCTCACCGGCTGGCTCGGGGAACACGGCGTGGACTCCCTCGTCGCGACGGTCCACCCCGATCACGCGGCCTCCTCGGCGGTGGCCCGCCGGATCGGTCTCGTCCCGACCGACGGCCGGGTCGACGGTGAGGTCGTCTGGCGGTCCGCATGGGCGTGCGCGGCCGCGCCTCAGGGTGAAACGCCCGGCATATCACCCTGA
- a CDS encoding ROK family protein: MLREANGSIAGAGALLTILRDGQARTRAELVQLTGLARSTLGQRLDALLSQQWIVPTEEAISSGGRPAVAFTFNRTARIVLAADLGATHARVAITDLGTEVLAERADEVSIDRGPVETLTWLQHTFEDMLVETGHTVAEVCGIGVGLPGPVEHSSGRPVNPPIMPGWDGFPVPEWLGERFGAPVLVDNDVNIMALGEHWAARPEADHLIFVKIGTGIGCGIISDRHLHRGAQGAAGDIGHIQVASAVDTVCRCGNLGCLEAVASGAAVSARLSAAGVEAFDSRDVVRLVRSGNTQAVQLIRQSGREVGDVLASIVNFFNPSVIVVGGDIAEAGEQILAGLREVIYSRSLPLATQHLTITASELGDRAGVIGAAVMVIEHVLAPGTVDQAVTRA; the protein is encoded by the coding sequence ATGTTGAGGGAAGCGAACGGTTCAATCGCCGGCGCGGGGGCGCTTCTGACGATCCTGCGTGACGGTCAGGCCCGGACCCGGGCCGAACTGGTGCAGCTGACCGGGCTGGCACGGTCCACCCTCGGACAGCGGCTCGACGCGCTGCTGAGCCAGCAGTGGATCGTCCCGACCGAGGAGGCCATCTCCTCGGGAGGCCGCCCCGCCGTCGCCTTCACCTTCAACCGCACCGCCCGTATCGTCCTGGCCGCCGACCTCGGCGCCACCCACGCCCGGGTGGCGATCACCGACCTGGGCACCGAGGTGCTGGCCGAGCGGGCGGACGAGGTGTCGATAGACCGCGGCCCCGTGGAGACGCTCACCTGGCTCCAGCACACCTTCGAGGACATGCTCGTCGAGACCGGGCACACCGTGGCAGAGGTCTGCGGCATCGGCGTCGGCCTGCCCGGTCCGGTCGAGCACAGCTCGGGCCGGCCGGTCAATCCGCCGATAATGCCGGGCTGGGACGGTTTTCCCGTCCCCGAGTGGCTCGGCGAGCGCTTCGGCGCACCCGTGCTCGTCGACAACGACGTGAACATCATGGCCCTCGGCGAGCACTGGGCCGCCCGCCCCGAGGCCGACCACCTCATCTTCGTCAAGATCGGCACCGGCATCGGCTGCGGCATCATCAGCGACCGCCACCTGCACCGCGGCGCCCAGGGCGCGGCCGGCGACATCGGCCACATCCAGGTGGCCTCGGCCGTCGACACCGTCTGCCGCTGCGGCAACCTCGGCTGCCTGGAGGCCGTCGCCAGTGGCGCCGCCGTGTCCGCCCGGCTGTCCGCCGCCGGGGTGGAGGCCTTCGACAGCCGCGACGTGGTGCGCCTGGTGCGCAGCGGCAACACCCAGGCCGTCCAGCTCATCCGCCAGTCCGGCCGCGAGGTCGGCGACGTCCTCGCGTCGATCGTGAACTTCTTCAACCCCTCGGTGATCGTGGTCGGCGGCGACATCGCGGAGGCCGGCGAGCAGATCCTCGCCGGCCTACGCGAGGTCATCTACAGCCGATCCCTCCCTCTCGCCACCCAGCACCTGACGATCACCGCCAGCGAGCTCGGCGACCGCGCGGGGGTGATCGGCGCGGCCGTCATGGTCATCGAGCACGTCCTGGCGCCCGGCACCGTCGACCAGGCCGTCACCCGCGCCTGA